One window from the genome of Pedobacter schmidteae encodes:
- a CDS encoding SDR family NAD(P)-dependent oxidoreductase, which produces MKNLKDKVAVITGGNSGIGCAAAKKLKEHGANVVITGRRKEAVEKAAAELKVTGLIADQSKLSDIENLAAQVKARFGKVDILLVNAGITKFSTIELIEESQFDEMMDVNFKGAYFTLSRFIPLLNDGASVIMLSSTSATISPPGASVYAASKAALNAVVKIAALELASRKIRVNAVSPGPIATEIMNKIGLDETLENQLIQSIPVGRMGTAEEVANMIHYLASEEASFLTGANFLVDGGQSI; this is translated from the coding sequence ATGAAAAATTTAAAAGATAAAGTTGCCGTAATTACTGGTGGTAATAGCGGTATTGGCTGTGCAGCCGCTAAAAAATTAAAAGAGCATGGAGCGAATGTTGTCATTACTGGCAGAAGAAAGGAAGCGGTGGAAAAAGCAGCAGCAGAACTGAAAGTAACCGGGCTAATCGCAGACCAATCCAAATTGAGCGATATTGAAAATCTTGCTGCGCAGGTCAAAGCGCGGTTTGGCAAAGTTGATATCTTGCTGGTCAATGCAGGGATTACCAAGTTCTCCACGATTGAACTGATCGAAGAAAGTCAGTTTGATGAAATGATGGATGTCAATTTCAAAGGGGCTTACTTTACCTTAAGCCGGTTTATTCCTTTGCTCAATGATGGTGCTTCGGTAATTATGCTTTCTTCCACATCTGCTACTATATCTCCGCCAGGTGCCTCTGTATATGCAGCAAGTAAGGCGGCTTTAAATGCGGTTGTAAAGATTGCAGCCCTTGAACTGGCGTCCCGGAAAATCCGTGTCAATGCGGTAAGTCCTGGACCGATAGCTACCGAGATTATGAATAAAATCGGGCTGGATGAAACTTTGGAAAATCAACTGATACAGAGTATTCCTGTTGGAAGGATGGGTACTGCGGAAGAAGTAGCAAACATGATCCATTATTTGGCCAGTGAAGAAGCTTCCTTTTTAACAGGTGCTAATTTCTTAGTCGATGGCGGGCAGTCTATTTAG
- a CDS encoding AraC family transcriptional regulator — protein MEYKARYITQDIKLSSYEDKFFKSDIMFDQHMLVWFLSGETKIVQADATYFFGKGDIFLIPRNQLATIINYPKDGQPHKTVVMHLSLDRLRDFYEGKNITPRPPKSQKIYGFSNHPLLESCLASLIPYFDMKDIPEDIAAIKISEAISILRTVDKEIDHVLANFEEPGKINLTDYMEKNFMFNLPMEKFGYLTGRSLTTFKRDFKKAFSMTPQRWLTQKRLELAHYQLTEKKRRPLDVCYEVGFENLSHFSFAFKKQFGFAPSYLINKPTSR, from the coding sequence ATGGAATACAAAGCCCGGTATATTACCCAGGACATAAAGCTCTCGAGTTATGAGGACAAATTTTTCAAGTCAGATATTATGTTTGATCAACACATGCTGGTATGGTTCCTTTCAGGTGAAACCAAAATTGTGCAGGCAGATGCGACCTATTTTTTTGGGAAAGGGGATATTTTCCTGATCCCCAGGAATCAATTGGCTACAATTATCAACTATCCCAAAGATGGCCAGCCACATAAAACAGTGGTGATGCATTTATCTTTAGACAGGCTCAGGGATTTTTATGAGGGTAAAAACATTACTCCCAGGCCCCCGAAATCACAGAAAATCTACGGTTTCAGCAATCATCCTTTGCTGGAAAGCTGCCTGGCTTCACTTATCCCGTATTTTGATATGAAAGATATTCCGGAAGATATTGCTGCGATCAAGATCTCGGAAGCCATTAGTATTCTCAGGACTGTTGACAAGGAAATTGATCATGTATTAGCGAATTTCGAAGAACCAGGCAAGATCAACCTGACTGACTATATGGAAAAGAACTTCATGTTCAATCTGCCGATGGAAAAGTTCGGCTACCTTACGGGCAGAAGTCTGACCACTTTTAAACGGGACTTTAAAAAGGCTTTTAGCATGACCCCGCAACGCTGGCTAACACAAAAACGCCTGGAACTGGCACATTACCAGCTTACAGAAAAAAAGAGAAGACCTTTGGATGTCTGCTATGAGGTAGGTTTTGAAAACCTGTCTCATTTTTCCTTTGCCTTTAAAAAACAGTTTGGGTTTGCGCCAAGTTATTTGATCAATAAACCAACAAGTCGGTGA
- a CDS encoding adenylate/guanylate cyclase domain-containing protein has product MSKKWDYTSTAQKFSAKFPVLSYLGIQINFWIIASVFLSILLHLQALSISETSQLNSPTRFNNTLALSVMFGFFYGIILGLTDQYLDKNFHEKRSMGRIILVKSTISFILIVLTLILIRYTFFDFFITDSTFGNNLKTNDKSWKYLFYILAIYYFVMTLIISFINQVNRKYGPGVLVPLLLGKYKYPQEEERIFMFMDLKSSTTIAEKLGHLKYSSFIRDSFMDINQILLQFNAEVYQYVGDEIVVTWRVSEGLRKLSCIRFFFGCENQFQDRTKYYMANYGFLPRFKAGLHMGKVTVVEIGDIKRDIAYHGDTLNTAARIQSVCNEYNKNFLISAYLLESLEPNHNVKTDALGMILLRGKSTKVGILSVEGFIQPDTLNKIN; this is encoded by the coding sequence ATGTCAAAAAAGTGGGATTATACAAGTACAGCACAAAAATTCTCTGCTAAATTCCCGGTTCTAAGTTATTTGGGTATTCAAATCAATTTCTGGATTATAGCCAGTGTTTTTCTGAGCATCCTCCTGCATTTACAAGCCCTTTCAATAAGCGAAACTTCCCAACTCAACTCCCCTACCAGGTTTAACAACACCTTAGCATTGTCTGTAATGTTTGGATTCTTTTATGGTATCATACTCGGCTTAACCGACCAATACCTCGATAAAAATTTTCACGAAAAGCGCTCTATGGGCAGAATAATTCTAGTCAAATCTACCATCTCCTTCATCCTTATTGTACTTACATTGATTTTGATTAGATATACTTTCTTTGATTTCTTTATTACTGACTCAACCTTTGGAAACAACCTGAAGACAAACGATAAATCATGGAAATACCTTTTTTATATTCTGGCGATCTATTATTTCGTTATGACATTAATCATAAGCTTTATCAACCAGGTAAACAGAAAATATGGCCCGGGTGTTTTAGTTCCCTTGTTACTTGGAAAATATAAATATCCACAGGAAGAAGAACGGATTTTTATGTTTATGGATTTAAAATCCTCCACCACTATTGCAGAAAAACTAGGACACCTAAAGTACAGCTCGTTTATCAGAGATAGTTTCATGGACATCAACCAAATTCTTTTGCAGTTTAATGCAGAGGTTTATCAATATGTGGGGGATGAGATTGTGGTAACCTGGAGGGTATCTGAAGGATTGAGAAAGCTGTCCTGTATTCGGTTTTTCTTTGGTTGTGAAAACCAGTTTCAGGACAGAACCAAATATTACATGGCAAACTATGGGTTTCTACCCCGCTTTAAAGCAGGCCTCCATATGGGGAAAGTTACTGTTGTAGAAATCGGCGACATCAAAAGAGATATTGCTTATCATGGTGATACTTTGAATACTGCAGCAAGAATTCAAAGTGTATGTAATGAATACAATAAGAACTTTCTGATTTCAGCATACTTGTTGGAATCCTTAGAACCAAACCACAACGTCAAAACAGATGCTTTAGGCATGATCTTGTTAAGAGGTAAATCAACAAAGGTGGGGATTCTCAGTGTCGAAGGGTTTATCCAGCCCGACACGCTCAACAAAATTAATTGA
- a CDS encoding RNA polymerase sigma-70 factor, translating into MEQADRAFLTISEFEVLFQKHYKFLCLVGNQLVGDLDVSKDLVQEFYIDFWRRRETLQLSGTFQSYATRAVKNLCISYLRKEEATTAKKNELELEESFDPQLEAELQFDRENLDVKLRASIDKLPKECRNIFMLHNFEGLTYAQIAERNQISINTVKTQIKRAYAFLRNELPNQPFVFIYFMFLYSKHL; encoded by the coding sequence ATGGAACAAGCTGACCGGGCATTCTTAACTATTTCTGAATTTGAAGTGCTATTCCAAAAACATTATAAGTTTTTGTGTTTGGTGGGCAATCAACTGGTTGGGGATCTGGATGTTTCAAAAGATCTGGTACAGGAGTTTTATATTGATTTTTGGAGACGTCGGGAAACCTTGCAATTGTCGGGTACTTTCCAATCTTATGCCACACGTGCAGTTAAAAATCTTTGCATTTCCTATTTGCGAAAGGAAGAAGCCACAACGGCTAAAAAAAATGAGCTGGAATTGGAAGAAAGTTTCGACCCACAGCTGGAGGCAGAACTTCAGTTTGATCGGGAAAACCTGGATGTAAAATTACGGGCCTCGATTGATAAACTTCCAAAAGAATGTAGAAATATATTTATGCTGCATAATTTTGAAGGACTAACCTATGCGCAGATCGCCGAGCGAAACCAGATTTCAATTAATACAGTGAAAACACAAATAAAAAGAGCCTACGCCTTTTTACGAAACGAGTTGCCCAATCAACCTTTCGTTTTTATTTATTTTATGTTTTTGTATTCCAAACACTTATAG
- a CDS encoding FecR family protein — MMSKPHDIDQPEWEQVLRSLAQGEEVTEDRFNKLSIEERAYISEIRDQQKLKEAVDSLEAIDSKADWSLVESHLQEGPVRKRTVPLFVKFMRYAAILFLPVALGLGIYFSLKDNEQQQQEQVKQEHAYMGSKKVTLILGDGKEVELGAHQSIANADGAQIQTDANNGLVYQTEKNEGTVAIFNTLVIPKGATYKLILDDLTQIWLNADSRLKYQVNFKATQTREVYLEKGEAYFKVAKNPNKPFIVHSASMSVQVLGTSFNMNTYSSRVLTTLVEGKVKLETLDATIQVFLSPGQQGSFDKAAGSLKKKDVDVFPFVAWKDGLIVFQNTTMGELMERLGRLYDFEIEFKDQKLKQLHYTGRADQSESLQEILTIIQETSNLKFTIKERSVIVEKL; from the coding sequence ATGATGAGCAAACCACACGATATCGATCAACCGGAATGGGAGCAGGTACTTCGTTCCTTAGCCCAAGGAGAAGAAGTAACTGAAGATCGCTTCAATAAACTGAGCATTGAAGAACGCGCTTACATTTCCGAAATTAGAGATCAGCAAAAGCTAAAAGAAGCTGTGGACTCCCTGGAGGCAATTGATTCGAAAGCAGATTGGTCTCTGGTCGAAAGTCATTTACAGGAAGGCCCTGTGAGGAAACGGACGGTTCCTCTATTTGTTAAATTTATGCGCTATGCGGCTATTTTATTCTTGCCTGTTGCATTGGGCCTGGGGATATATTTTAGTTTAAAGGACAATGAGCAACAACAACAGGAACAAGTAAAACAAGAACACGCCTATATGGGTTCTAAAAAGGTGACTTTAATTCTTGGAGATGGAAAAGAAGTTGAACTCGGCGCACATCAGTCTATCGCAAACGCTGATGGAGCTCAAATCCAGACTGATGCCAATAACGGCTTGGTTTACCAAACGGAAAAAAATGAGGGTACTGTTGCGATTTTTAACACACTGGTGATTCCTAAAGGCGCAACTTATAAATTGATATTAGACGATTTAACCCAAATTTGGTTGAATGCAGATTCCCGCTTAAAATATCAGGTCAATTTTAAGGCGACCCAGACCCGGGAGGTATACCTCGAAAAAGGAGAGGCTTATTTCAAGGTAGCTAAGAATCCCAATAAACCATTTATCGTACATAGCGCTTCAATGTCTGTACAGGTGTTGGGAACCTCGTTTAATATGAACACCTATTCATCGAGGGTGCTGACTACCCTGGTTGAGGGGAAAGTGAAGCTGGAGACTTTGGACGCTACAATACAAGTATTTTTGAGCCCGGGCCAGCAAGGTAGTTTTGACAAGGCTGCCGGAAGTCTGAAAAAGAAAGACGTAGATGTCTTTCCTTTTGTAGCCTGGAAAGATGGCTTGATCGTATTCCAAAATACCACTATGGGGGAATTGATGGAGCGACTTGGAAGATTGTATGATTTTGAAATAGAATTTAAAGATCAAAAGTTAAAACAGTTGCATTATACAGGGCGGGCGGATCAAAGCGAGTCCCTACAAGAGATACTAACCATTATTCAGGAAACATCAAATCTGAAATTTACAATTAAAGAAAGGAGTGTGATCGTAGAAAAGCTATAA
- a CDS encoding SusC/RagA family TonB-linked outer membrane protein — protein MKKNYEELIKKIGFLTLLFLALSISTMAQLKQKVSLDVKSVQLSEALDVLQKQVKSYIVYNHEEVNAFPKITLRVKDQPLDNVLEGLLAGSDLKFTVRSNSIVIGPKQEREGNTGPRKISITGQVFDENKQPLPRATVSEAGASNGALTDENGRFQLKVAENAFLVVTYIGMLDQRIPVVGKTSFKIVMKSKDMSINEVVVTGIPYNRRTESFTGAATKITREELLRAGNLNVFQSLKSVEPSLNIQDNLAFGSDPNKMPEMQIRGSSSFPDLKGQYSTSPNQPLFIVDGFEMTIEKVSDLDINRIESVTILKDASAKALYGSRAGNGVIVIETVKVKPGELRINYSATVGLEIPDLSSYNLTNATEKLSLEKQLGAYSRTQPILGLPLDSLYYANLKEVQNGVNTDWLSQPVRTGITNKHTFGFEAGDDKLRAGLTFFSNNIQGVMKGSERKNLGGALSLTYRYKRVLFRNQLQYSGVKAANSPYGEFSDYAKLNPYWRPTNDDGSIRKVLGIGPVLSETAYNPLYNATLNTKSTSEYTDITNNTYVEWTVNNEIKVIGRLGFTNTVNGTEVFFPGSHTKFNSLTGDNLFLKGTYDKGNGKSSMVSSDVNMNYSKIWGKHILFTNIGANIREDNSENYLYSAIGFPNNKMDNIIFAKQYAVNGKPSGSESINRELGGLAAANYSYDNRYFADLSVRATASSQFGADNPWGTFWSAGAGWNLHNEKFLLGNKVINLLKLRGSMGYTGSQNFNSYQAMLLYNYFVDNSYQGMLGTFLNGLANTDLKWQQKLDYNAGIDAQLWSNLSVRVDVYNAITTNLLTDITTPPSLGFDSYKANLGQIRNTGIELKLNYRMLVNAASRRSLNLFVTGISNSNKIVKISNSLQSITSSQDKLSTTSNKPLVRFQEGQSLDAIWAVPSKGIDPATGKEIFVKLDGTLTDTWSANDKVVVGINQPKVFGNLGANFEYKGFNIGVIGQYRTGGQIYNQTLVDKVENAQLNYNVDNRAYYASWKKPGDNVLFKNIGTSNARTLATSRFVQDLTELNISSVNVGYDFYRYSFVKKLGMQRLQVMLNMNDVLRFSTVRVERGTAYPFARYGSFTVTANF, from the coding sequence ATGAAAAAAAATTACGAAGAACTTATTAAAAAAATAGGTTTTTTAACCTTGCTGTTTTTAGCGCTCTCTATCAGCACCATGGCGCAGTTAAAGCAAAAAGTAAGCCTTGATGTAAAAAGTGTTCAATTATCAGAGGCTTTGGATGTGCTTCAAAAGCAAGTAAAGTCTTACATCGTTTATAATCATGAAGAAGTAAATGCTTTTCCTAAAATTACTTTAAGAGTAAAGGATCAGCCGCTCGATAATGTTTTAGAAGGGTTGCTCGCTGGCTCAGACCTGAAGTTTACGGTAAGGTCAAACAGTATTGTCATTGGCCCGAAGCAGGAGAGAGAAGGAAATACTGGGCCAAGAAAAATTTCAATTACGGGACAGGTTTTTGACGAAAATAAGCAGCCCTTGCCGAGGGCTACGGTATCGGAAGCAGGGGCCAGCAATGGTGCCCTGACAGATGAAAATGGCCGGTTTCAGCTAAAAGTAGCGGAAAATGCGTTTTTAGTTGTTACTTATATTGGGATGCTGGATCAACGTATTCCGGTAGTTGGGAAGACTTCATTTAAGATTGTCATGAAGTCAAAAGACATGAGCATCAATGAAGTGGTGGTAACCGGTATTCCTTATAACCGTCGGACAGAGAGCTTTACCGGTGCGGCGACAAAAATAACACGTGAGGAATTGTTGAGGGCTGGTAACCTGAATGTTTTTCAAAGTCTGAAAAGTGTGGAACCTTCACTGAACATTCAGGACAATCTTGCTTTTGGGTCTGATCCAAACAAGATGCCTGAAATGCAAATCAGAGGATCATCCTCATTTCCTGATCTTAAAGGACAATATTCGACCAGTCCGAATCAACCCTTATTTATTGTGGATGGTTTCGAAATGACCATTGAAAAGGTTTCGGATCTGGACATCAACAGAATTGAGTCTGTTACAATTTTAAAAGATGCTTCGGCAAAGGCTTTATACGGTTCGAGAGCAGGCAATGGCGTTATTGTTATTGAAACCGTAAAAGTGAAGCCGGGGGAATTGAGGATCAACTACAGCGCAACTGTTGGTTTGGAAATTCCTGATTTAAGCAGTTATAACCTGACTAATGCAACTGAAAAGTTAAGTTTGGAAAAGCAATTAGGTGCTTACAGTAGGACACAGCCCATCCTTGGTTTGCCATTGGATAGCTTGTACTACGCCAATTTAAAAGAGGTACAAAATGGTGTGAATACGGATTGGCTGTCGCAACCAGTCAGGACGGGGATAACCAATAAACATACTTTTGGCTTTGAAGCTGGTGACGATAAATTAAGGGCGGGCCTTACTTTCTTTTCAAATAACATTCAGGGTGTGATGAAAGGGAGTGAAAGAAAAAATTTAGGAGGTGCTTTATCACTTACTTATCGATATAAGCGTGTATTGTTTAGAAACCAGCTTCAATATTCTGGTGTAAAAGCTGCGAATTCGCCCTATGGGGAGTTTTCTGATTATGCGAAGTTGAATCCTTACTGGCGACCTACCAATGATGATGGTAGCATTCGTAAGGTTTTGGGTATAGGACCGGTGCTTTCAGAAACCGCTTACAACCCTTTGTACAATGCTACGCTGAATACGAAGTCTACATCTGAATATACAGACATTACCAACAATACTTATGTAGAATGGACTGTAAACAATGAAATTAAAGTTATTGGCAGGCTTGGATTTACCAATACGGTGAATGGAACGGAAGTATTTTTTCCGGGTAGCCATACCAAGTTCAATAGCCTGACAGGGGATAACCTTTTTTTAAAAGGAACTTATGATAAGGGGAATGGTAAGTCCTCTATGGTTAGCAGTGATGTGAATATGAACTATTCGAAAATTTGGGGTAAACACATCTTATTTACCAATATTGGTGCAAATATTCGGGAGGACAATTCAGAAAACTATCTGTATAGTGCGATAGGCTTTCCGAATAACAAAATGGATAATATCATTTTTGCCAAGCAGTATGCCGTAAATGGTAAACCATCTGGAAGCGAGTCTATCAATCGTGAACTGGGTGGCCTGGCAGCAGCGAATTATTCTTACGACAACAGATATTTTGCAGATTTATCAGTACGTGCCACTGCTTCTTCACAATTCGGAGCCGACAATCCATGGGGCACTTTCTGGTCGGCCGGTGCCGGTTGGAACTTGCACAACGAAAAGTTTTTGCTGGGAAATAAGGTCATCAATCTGCTGAAGCTAAGAGGTTCGATGGGCTATACCGGCTCGCAAAACTTCAATTCTTACCAGGCCATGTTACTATATAACTATTTTGTAGACAACTCTTACCAGGGGATGTTAGGGACCTTTCTGAATGGTTTAGCCAATACCGATTTGAAATGGCAACAGAAACTGGATTACAATGCGGGTATAGATGCGCAGCTATGGTCGAACTTAAGTGTTCGTGTTGATGTTTATAATGCTATCACTACTAATCTTTTAACAGATATTACCACTCCGCCTTCATTGGGTTTTGATTCCTATAAAGCCAATTTGGGGCAGATCCGAAATACCGGAATAGAACTGAAGTTGAACTACAGAATGCTGGTAAATGCAGCCAGCAGAAGATCACTTAATCTATTCGTTACAGGTATATCAAACAGCAATAAAATAGTGAAAATCTCTAATTCGCTGCAGAGCATTACCAGTAGTCAGGATAAATTGTCGACCACAAGTAATAAGCCCTTGGTCAGATTTCAGGAAGGTCAATCACTGGATGCTATCTGGGCAGTGCCTTCAAAGGGAATTGATCCTGCCACCGGAAAGGAAATTTTTGTGAAACTTGATGGAACCCTTACCGATACCTGGAGTGCCAATGATAAGGTAGTTGTTGGTATAAACCAACCTAAAGTATTTGGTAATTTGGGAGCTAACTTCGAATATAAAGGTTTCAATATAGGTGTTATTGGTCAGTATAGAACAGGCGGACAGATTTATAACCAGACCCTGGTTGATAAAGTGGAGAATGCCCAATTGAACTATAACGTTGATAACCGCGCTTACTATGCAAGCTGGAAAAAACCGGGCGACAATGTATTGTTTAAAAATATTGGGACATCTAATGCACGGACATTGGCTACTTCGAGATTTGTGCAGGATTTAACTGAGCTGAATATATCATCTGTGAATGTAGGCTATGATTTCTATCGATACAGTTTTGTCAAGAAATTAGGCATGCAACGTTTGCAGGTGATGTTAAATATGAACGACGTACTTAGGTTCTCAACCGTTCGTGTGGAAAGAGGAACAGCTTATCCATTTGCCCGTTACGGTTCCTTCACGGTTACGGCTAACTTTTAA
- a CDS encoding RagB/SusD family nutrient uptake outer membrane protein — MRNRLIVGLMTIVVMLFASSCKKWLDVQPRTKIKSDVLFQNEQGYKDALIGCYTLMKSESLYGRQLTFGFMDAVAQQYDTFNNSTYAPVAQFKYLTDDRVRTQIDGMWNGMYNVLANVNNILDNIDNDKALFTENNYQLIKGEALALRAFIHFDLMRNFASTDLTKIAIPYMKRLGVNVTPASTGNEVMEFIIKDLEDAAVNLSVDPIKKGNKRSSTNEFLNNRHQRLNYFAVKGIAARAYMWKNDKVNALANAMEVIQAGNQIFPWIQTSNIAATADKDKDFTYSTENLFALNVFDLKNISNKWFISAFPADQLLRSSFNYESMYEKSTIGANDYRLIYTSRISGSSYIIYKFFQPDNYNLAYASMIPLLRRSEMNYIAAECNVGVDNAKAADLLNEVRTHRGVVTLLSTSLTDVQVQAEILKEYRKEFQGEGQLFAYCKRTKQKFPTNGTTLTDVQLVFPKPNNEIEFGK, encoded by the coding sequence ATGAGAAACAGATTAATAGTAGGCTTAATGACAATTGTCGTAATGCTATTTGCCAGTTCCTGTAAAAAATGGTTGGATGTACAGCCGCGTACAAAGATTAAATCGGATGTGTTATTCCAAAACGAGCAAGGGTATAAAGATGCTTTGATTGGATGTTATACTTTAATGAAATCAGAGTCATTGTACGGTCGTCAATTGACTTTTGGTTTCATGGATGCTGTAGCTCAGCAATATGATACCTTCAACAACTCGACCTATGCCCCTGTAGCGCAGTTTAAGTACCTGACTGATGACAGAGTCCGTACACAAATTGATGGCATGTGGAATGGAATGTACAATGTACTGGCCAATGTTAATAACATCCTGGATAACATCGATAATGACAAGGCATTATTTACGGAGAATAATTATCAGCTCATTAAGGGAGAAGCGCTGGCCCTCCGAGCCTTTATTCACTTTGATTTGATGCGCAATTTTGCATCAACTGATTTGACGAAAATAGCGATTCCCTATATGAAGCGTCTGGGTGTAAATGTAACGCCAGCTTCAACGGGTAACGAGGTTATGGAGTTTATCATAAAGGATCTGGAGGATGCTGCAGTAAACCTAAGTGTAGACCCCATTAAAAAGGGAAATAAGCGTTCATCAACTAATGAGTTTTTAAACAACCGTCACCAGCGCCTGAACTATTTTGCAGTAAAGGGAATTGCCGCAAGAGCCTATATGTGGAAAAATGATAAGGTAAATGCCCTTGCAAATGCAATGGAGGTAATTCAGGCCGGCAACCAGATATTTCCATGGATTCAAACCTCTAATATTGCTGCTACTGCAGATAAGGATAAAGATTTCACCTATTCAACTGAAAACCTTTTTGCGCTGAATGTATTTGATTTGAAAAACATTTCTAATAAGTGGTTTATCTCTGCATTTCCCGCAGATCAGTTGTTGAGGAGTTCCTTTAATTACGAGTCGATGTATGAGAAATCGACTATTGGAGCAAATGATTACCGTTTGATATATACTTCAAGAATATCTGGCTCCAGCTATATTATTTATAAATTTTTTCAGCCGGACAATTATAACCTGGCTTATGCATCGATGATTCCATTGCTTAGACGTTCTGAAATGAACTATATCGCCGCCGAATGCAATGTAGGGGTAGACAACGCCAAAGCTGCTGATCTGCTTAATGAAGTTAGAACGCATAGAGGAGTAGTTACACTGCTTTCTACTTCGCTAACAGATGTACAGGTTCAGGCCGAGATTTTAAAAGAATATAGAAAAGAGTTTCAGGGTGAAGGTCAGCTGTTTGCCTATTGCAAAAGAACTAAGCAGAAGTTTCCAACAAACGGGACCACTTTAACTGATGTTCAGTTGGTATTCCCTAAGCCTAACAATGAAATTGAATTCGGAAAATAG
- a CDS encoding DUF4843 domain-containing protein yields the protein MKAVIKICAWVFSISALLSACTNKDIPGYENDPRLFFQIPGSGSIALRDSIIYSFPAKPEITDHDTLWFRANIMGNAAPQDREIGIKINKEKTTAVEGQNFKFETKILPANAFSVRIPIIIYKAGLKDKSVRLEIEVAENQNFKIGFERYKKAVFIWGDKFLKPDIWDKSNYVSAFGTFTETRYAFILKACKITELPDPMNLALLAYYNQLTREALLNYNNTPGNSPLTDELGVVGFPVYTGIGGNG from the coding sequence ATGAAAGCAGTAATAAAAATATGTGCCTGGGTATTTTCAATCAGTGCCCTTTTAAGCGCCTGCACTAACAAAGATATACCCGGTTATGAAAACGATCCCCGTTTGTTTTTTCAGATCCCTGGTAGTGGCAGCATTGCGCTCCGCGATTCTATTATTTATTCTTTCCCGGCTAAGCCAGAAATTACCGACCATGATACACTTTGGTTTAGGGCCAACATCATGGGAAATGCTGCTCCTCAAGACAGGGAGATCGGCATTAAAATCAATAAAGAGAAGACTACCGCTGTGGAAGGCCAGAATTTTAAATTTGAAACTAAAATTTTACCGGCTAATGCTTTTTCGGTTCGTATTCCAATCATAATTTACAAAGCTGGATTAAAGGATAAATCGGTGCGTTTGGAGATAGAGGTAGCCGAAAATCAGAACTTCAAGATCGGTTTTGAAAGGTATAAGAAGGCCGTGTTTATTTGGGGTGATAAATTTTTGAAGCCCGATATATGGGACAAATCGAATTATGTAAGTGCTTTTGGAACCTTTACCGAAACAAGGTATGCCTTTATACTGAAAGCATGTAAGATTACTGAGCTTCCAGACCCAATGAATCTTGCATTGCTTGCCTATTATAATCAGCTCACCAGAGAGGCCTTATTGAACTATAACAATACACCGGGAAATAGTCCATTAACGGATGAGCTTGGTGTGGTTGGCTTCCCTGTGTATACAGGTATTGGAGGTAATGGTTAA